The proteins below are encoded in one region of Paenibacillus sp. YYML68:
- a CDS encoding DUF6376 family protein: protein MTWRLTTFILAAVLTMTMLTGCSLLEGVNRSVSYAEQATTYMNDAASFAERVQTIAQQAAADPEARERLKQELLQMKDKIVQFNALEAPPLAKELHSQLVALNETLLTDINRFLEQINQKLDLQAVQDSQIFQTIQQITQIMQKLEQLGLM from the coding sequence ATGACTTGGAGATTAACCACGTTCATCCTAGCGGCTGTGCTCACGATGACCATGCTGACAGGCTGCTCGTTGCTCGAAGGGGTAAACCGTTCGGTCAGCTACGCCGAGCAGGCCACTACGTACATGAACGACGCCGCATCATTCGCAGAGCGGGTTCAGACGATTGCGCAGCAGGCGGCGGCCGACCCTGAGGCTCGAGAAAGGCTGAAGCAGGAGCTGCTGCAGATGAAGGACAAGATCGTTCAGTTCAATGCACTGGAGGCGCCGCCGCTCGCGAAGGAGCTTCACAGCCAGCTCGTCGCCTTGAACGAGACGCTGCTCACTGACATTAACAGATTTCTCGAGCAGATCAACCAGAAGCTCGACCTGCAGGCGGTTCAGGACTCGCAGATCTTCCAGACGATCCAGCAGATTACCCAGATTATGCAGAAGCTGGAGCAGCTGGGGCTCATGTAA
- a CDS encoding malate:quinone oxidoreductase gives MSNRQTKADVILIGAGIMSATLGALLKELMPSWEIKVYERREGAGEESSNEWNNAGTGHASLCELNYTVEKPDGSIDISKAIKVNEEFQVSKQFWSYLVNSKLIKNPRDFISPLPHMSFVQGEQDVKFLKKRFEAMSNNPLFDEMEYSEDPEKLKQWIPLMMKDRALNKPIAASRIAAGTDVNFGALTRILFKHLKSKNVDIQYKHNVDDIKRNRDGSWDLKIRNLDKGTVERHSAKFVFIGSGGGSLHLLQKSGIPEGKGIGGFPISGIFMVSHNPELVSQHRAKVYGKAAVGAPPMSVPHLDTRLIDNKESLFFGPFAGFSPKFLKYGSNADLITSVKGHNLVTMMAAGMKNVPLTTYLINQLMLSKEQRMAELREFIPNANSKDWELVVAGQRVQIIKDTPAGKGTLQFGTEVISAADGSIAALLGASPGASTAVSVMLEVLKRCFPKQLKDWEPKLKEMIPSYGVSLVQNPELIRQLHDTTARALDLHDSAPLQTAR, from the coding sequence ATGAGCAACAGACAAACAAAAGCTGACGTGATCTTAATTGGAGCAGGAATTATGAGTGCGACGCTGGGCGCACTGCTGAAGGAATTAATGCCGAGCTGGGAAATTAAAGTGTATGAGCGTCGTGAGGGTGCTGGAGAGGAAAGCTCGAACGAATGGAACAATGCCGGAACAGGCCATGCCTCTCTGTGCGAGCTTAATTACACGGTCGAGAAGCCGGACGGATCGATAGATATTAGTAAGGCGATTAAGGTGAACGAGGAGTTCCAGGTGTCCAAGCAGTTCTGGTCCTATCTCGTGAACAGCAAGCTGATCAAGAATCCGAGGGACTTCATCTCGCCGTTGCCGCATATGAGCTTCGTGCAGGGTGAGCAGGATGTGAAGTTTCTGAAGAAGCGTTTCGAGGCGATGTCGAATAATCCGCTGTTCGATGAGATGGAATATTCCGAGGATCCAGAGAAGCTGAAGCAATGGATTCCGTTGATGATGAAGGATCGCGCCTTGAATAAGCCGATTGCGGCTTCAAGAATTGCGGCTGGAACCGATGTGAACTTCGGTGCGTTGACACGCATCCTGTTCAAGCATCTGAAGAGCAAGAACGTCGATATTCAGTATAAGCACAACGTGGACGACATTAAGCGTAATCGTGACGGCTCGTGGGACCTGAAGATTCGGAATCTGGATAAAGGTACGGTTGAGCGTCACTCGGCGAAGTTCGTCTTCATCGGCAGCGGCGGCGGCAGCCTGCATCTGCTCCAGAAGTCCGGCATTCCAGAGGGCAAAGGAATCGGCGGCTTCCCGATCAGCGGGATCTTCATGGTCAGCCACAATCCGGAGCTCGTCTCGCAGCATCGCGCCAAGGTGTACGGGAAGGCAGCGGTTGGTGCGCCTCCGATGTCCGTGCCACACTTGGACACGCGTCTGATCGATAACAAGGAATCGTTGTTCTTCGGACCGTTCGCAGGCTTCTCGCCGAAATTCCTGAAGTACGGCTCGAATGCGGACTTGATTACGTCGGTGAAGGGTCATAACCTGGTGACGATGATGGCCGCCGGGATGAAAAATGTGCCGTTGACGACGTATCTGATCAACCAGCTGATGCTCTCGAAGGAGCAGCGGATGGCCGAGCTGCGTGAATTTATTCCGAACGCGAACAGTAAGGATTGGGAATTGGTCGTAGCTGGACAGCGTGTGCAAATTATTAAGGATACTCCAGCTGGCAAAGGTACGCTCCAGTTCGGTACCGAGGTTATCAGCGCGGCGGACGGCTCTATTGCTGCACTTCTCGGCGCTTCCCCTGGTGCTTCGACGGCCGTCTCGGTCATGCTCGAGGTGCTTAAGCGCTGCTTCCCGAAGCAGCTGAAGGATTGGGAGCCTAAGCTCAAGGAGATGATCCCATCTTACGGCGTCAGCCTCGTGCAAAATCCGGAGCTCATTCGTCAACTTCATGACACGACTGCCCGTGCGCTTGATCTGCACGACAGCGCGCCGTTGCAGACGGCAAGATAA
- a CDS encoding adenylate/guanylate cyclase domain-containing protein translates to MMNESPYVYDERFVPHALLKLLDKRSIEEVQLGDHKELELTVLFSDIRSFTALSEQLTPEQNFRFLNSYLSHMEPAVELNGGVIDKFIGDSIMALFGRADDAVRAASDMLRRLYAYNLGRLRAGYVPIRIGIGLNTGPVMLGIVGGPSRLQATVIGDPVNVASRVEAMNKQYGTSLLISGHTYQALEQSDHLCVRRIDRVTAKGKLHAVDLYEVFDHEASELRSGKLRTRPLFDEALQLFLDRRSAEAQPLFEQAVAACPHDLVARRYIRLCAPESQLWAETAASDYALEQTVQQLLIEAAVEAGASASVGVVAGDSTTARASAAVEASASAEVVVRDTAEADASAGVLSASEKGTSHHPLVPRQRHEPGLLGPLLDAVRMFLPYRAGFAIASEQGYAGDAARLEEHSVFLELRGTLGGLFVLSASGPAQEALLRSLLVASGDDTPPPAEERGAYLADAVAETANQLLGNALKLFDMYESYVEISPPLPVDTRGLVLRYDPSQTWGSIFTSTDDDSVIRAYFLQYRR, encoded by the coding sequence ATGATGAACGAGTCACCCTATGTATACGACGAACGGTTCGTGCCGCACGCGCTACTGAAGCTGCTGGACAAGCGTTCGATCGAGGAAGTCCAGCTCGGTGATCATAAGGAGCTCGAGCTGACGGTGCTATTCTCCGATATACGCTCCTTCACCGCCCTGTCCGAGCAGCTGACACCGGAGCAAAACTTCCGCTTCCTGAATTCATACTTGTCGCACATGGAGCCTGCGGTTGAGCTGAATGGCGGTGTCATTGATAAATTTATCGGCGATTCCATCATGGCGCTGTTCGGTCGTGCCGACGATGCCGTTCGCGCGGCGAGCGACATGCTGCGCCGACTGTACGCCTACAACCTGGGGCGGCTGCGCGCCGGCTACGTGCCGATTCGGATCGGCATCGGGCTGAATACAGGCCCGGTCATGCTGGGCATTGTCGGGGGACCGAGTCGGTTGCAGGCGACCGTGATCGGTGATCCGGTGAATGTTGCTTCACGCGTTGAAGCGATGAACAAGCAATACGGGACATCACTGCTCATCTCCGGCCATACGTATCAGGCGCTGGAGCAGTCGGACCACTTGTGCGTGCGACGCATCGACCGCGTAACGGCCAAAGGAAAGCTGCACGCCGTCGATCTCTACGAGGTGTTCGACCACGAGGCGTCCGAGCTTCGCAGCGGCAAACTAAGGACGCGGCCGCTGTTCGATGAGGCGCTGCAGCTGTTCCTCGATCGCCGCAGCGCCGAGGCGCAGCCGTTGTTCGAGCAGGCGGTTGCTGCCTGCCCGCACGATCTCGTGGCGCGCCGCTACATTCGGCTGTGCGCCCCCGAGTCGCAGCTGTGGGCCGAGACGGCTGCCAGCGACTACGCGCTGGAGCAGACGGTGCAGCAGCTGCTTATAGAGGCGGCGGTCGAGGCGGGTGCTAGTGCGAGTGTTGGAGTGGTGGCAGGTGATTCAACGACGGCAAGGGCTAGTGCTGCTGTAGAGGCAAGTGCGAGTGCTGAAGTGGTGGTGCGAGATACAGCTGAGGCGGATGCAAGTGCTGGAGTGCTGTCAGCTTCGGAAAAAGGAACAAGCCATCACCCTCTCGTGCCACGTCAGCGGCACGAGCCCGGCTTGCTCGGACCGCTGCTCGATGCGGTCCGCATGTTCTTGCCTTATCGCGCGGGCTTCGCCATCGCCAGCGAGCAAGGCTACGCCGGCGACGCTGCGCGGCTCGAGGAACACTCCGTGTTCCTCGAGCTCCGCGGCACGCTCGGCGGCCTGTTCGTGCTCAGCGCGAGCGGCCCCGCGCAGGAGGCACTGCTGCGCTCGCTGCTCGTCGCGAGCGGTGACGATACGCCGCCGCCTGCCGAGGAGCGCGGCGCCTACCTCGCCGACGCGGTTGCCGAGACGGCGAACCAGCTTCTCGGCAACGCGCTCAAGCTGTTCGACATGTACGAATCGTACGTCGAGATTAGTCCTCCGCTGCCCGTCGACACACGAGGCTTAGTGCTGCGCTATGACCCGAGTCAGACGTGGGGCTCGATCTTCACCTCGACGGACGATGACAGCGTCATCCGGGCGTACTTTTTGCAATACCGTCGATAG
- a CDS encoding response regulator: MANLLIVDDSILMRRNLRMMLTEAGHNVVAEAANGIEAYKEYAKHQPDLVTMDITMPVMNGIEAVKKIIATYPEANVIMISALDQKSMVFEAIQNGAKHYILKPITVEKIVETINEVLHVQATASPAAVTSGAESATAHSASGKECGMPPFAIENKNGIFIVTARCGIGSAELDSIGMAVQGFLFVKPLKVIFHFHDSLEQLPPELPSRFAQYMSSIVQAGGIAKAVTGSRLLTQQLKETDAELFAKVYTDISQIIV; this comes from the coding sequence ATGGCGAACCTGTTAATCGTCGACGACTCGATACTGATGCGTCGTAATTTGAGAATGATGCTGACCGAGGCTGGCCACAACGTCGTCGCCGAAGCGGCCAACGGCATCGAGGCGTACAAGGAATACGCGAAGCATCAGCCAGATCTAGTAACGATGGATATTACGATGCCCGTCATGAACGGGATTGAAGCGGTCAAAAAAATAATCGCCACCTACCCGGAGGCGAACGTCATCATGATCTCCGCGCTCGATCAGAAGAGTATGGTGTTCGAGGCGATCCAGAACGGCGCGAAGCACTACATCCTGAAGCCGATTACGGTTGAAAAAATTGTGGAGACGATCAACGAGGTGCTGCACGTACAAGCAACGGCTTCTCCTGCTGCCGTGACATCAGGGGCGGAGTCTGCGACTGCACACTCAGCGTCCGGCAAGGAGTGCGGCATGCCGCCTTTTGCCATTGAGAACAAGAACGGCATCTTCATCGTCACTGCGCGCTGCGGCATCGGCAGCGCCGAGCTCGATTCGATCGGCATGGCCGTGCAGGGCTTCCTATTCGTCAAGCCGTTGAAGGTCATCTTCCACTTCCACGACAGCTTGGAGCAGCTGCCACCGGAGTTGCCGAGTCGATTCGCGCAGTACATGTCCAGCATCGTGCAGGCGGGAGGCATCGCCAAGGCAGTGACCGGCAGCCGCTTACTGACGCAGCAGCTGAAGGAGACGGATGCGGAGCTGTTCGCGAAGGTGTATACCGATATTTCGCAAATTATAGTATAG
- a CDS encoding ATP-binding protein — protein sequence MAAVKPRNPRTLRNRIHRLMYVSSMINIIVFGLFTLVIISQMFRPMSETASRLVGSTIARDMNSAEFLQQFGIERLEQFDPNTEKARQWIRTHLEETTGHDRFLHMLSEDVAGIWSEEKLDIVLLSVQIEDKVIYSNQAKADSMIDDVSLLVEPLVQLFTVESKHPLIDREQGKVGVVTTAIHPYVGMCMFILLAIMLLVLMLVLLCVSKLMSLLFTLPIIQPINQLEATMKCIAADEDMENAISTTVRLKRPLREIESLVDSTNTIMGKMRSYAELLKEQNDELEAQNMQLEEQRDELEAQRNELEAQRDELEAQKEELVRSQERIQEAKQKLTEQEKSLRSLLNNAGQGFLSFGADLLVREEYSLECVKLFGAGLSGRPFVELIAADDAQQQSFLRSLLGKLFQEKEPSRRSLYMPLLTDELVIDGRHIQLEYKLIAALEADDEESCMVILTDVTEKRLLQSQMEQERNTLKMVVKVVVGYNDYRELVSDYKHFIGERVHALFQEQEPLDASLFELFRHIHTFKGSFSQFGLTHAAQKLHEAESVIAELCKRAEDVTHSEIRAVLDSFHMDEWLQYELEVLHRILGDTFFGQDNVLFIDKGKIVEIERKMVASLSTADCQLLLPELRKLRYKPFKELLRAYPEYTLGLAERMDKMIEPFAIEGDEVLCDSDRYADFARSLVHVFRNLADHGIEPCDVREALGKPELGRVRCDVQLDEGVIVLQISDDGRGIDPEQIKAKAVAKGLIADEAAAALADEAVIELLFHEQFSTKDEVSELSGRGIGLAAVKLETERLGGTLDVSSEPGRGTTFVFRIPYVDLTEVPQLSVGSIIGPLAETALTFFREQVNQPLQATQPFQLSEGDKLSLQNVTTFIRVKGAIDGMLVLSIDKALASTAVRSLVYGSLTPEEELELAEDTLAEATNIIIGNSIRCFPELEPYIVIEPPITLQTEGASMKYCDSNIWTCSLTSDVGAIQLSFVLTTTPE from the coding sequence ATGGCTGCTGTCAAGCCGCGAAATCCCAGAACGCTGCGCAATCGTATACACAGACTCATGTACGTATCCTCCATGATCAATATTATCGTGTTCGGCCTGTTCACGCTCGTCATCATCTCCCAGATGTTCCGCCCGATGTCCGAGACCGCATCCCGCTTGGTCGGTTCCACGATAGCGCGCGACATGAACTCGGCTGAGTTCCTCCAGCAGTTCGGCATCGAGCGTCTGGAGCAGTTCGATCCGAACACCGAGAAGGCACGGCAATGGATTCGCACTCACTTAGAAGAGACGACCGGACATGACCGCTTCCTCCACATGCTGAGCGAGGACGTTGCAGGCATATGGTCCGAGGAGAAACTGGACATCGTATTGCTCAGCGTACAGATTGAAGATAAGGTCATCTACTCGAACCAGGCGAAGGCCGATTCCATGATCGATGATGTGAGTCTTCTCGTCGAGCCGCTCGTACAGCTGTTCACCGTCGAATCGAAGCATCCGCTCATCGACCGTGAGCAAGGGAAGGTCGGCGTCGTTACGACAGCCATCCACCCGTATGTCGGGATGTGCATGTTCATCCTGCTCGCCATCATGCTGCTCGTGCTCATGCTCGTGCTGCTCTGCGTATCGAAGCTGATGAGCCTGCTCTTCACGCTGCCGATCATTCAGCCGATCAATCAGCTCGAGGCAACGATGAAGTGTATCGCAGCCGACGAAGATATGGAGAATGCGATCAGCACCACCGTTCGACTGAAGCGGCCGCTGCGCGAGATCGAGTCGCTCGTCGATTCAACCAATACGATTATGGGCAAAATGCGGAGCTACGCCGAGCTGCTCAAGGAGCAGAACGACGAGCTGGAGGCGCAGAACATGCAGCTGGAGGAGCAACGCGACGAGCTCGAGGCGCAGCGCAATGAGCTGGAAGCTCAGCGGGATGAGCTGGAGGCGCAGAAGGAGGAGCTCGTTCGCTCCCAGGAGCGAATTCAGGAAGCGAAGCAGAAGCTCACCGAGCAGGAGAAGTCGCTGCGCAGCCTGCTCAACAATGCGGGCCAAGGCTTCCTCTCCTTCGGGGCCGATCTACTCGTCCGCGAGGAGTACAGTCTCGAGTGCGTCAAGCTGTTCGGCGCTGGCCTGTCGGGACGCCCGTTCGTCGAGCTGATTGCTGCGGACGATGCACAGCAGCAGAGCTTCCTGCGCAGCTTGCTCGGCAAGCTTTTTCAAGAGAAGGAGCCGTCCAGACGCAGCCTGTACATGCCTCTTCTGACCGATGAGCTGGTCATCGACGGAAGGCACATTCAGCTCGAATACAAGCTGATCGCCGCGCTGGAGGCAGACGACGAGGAATCGTGCATGGTCATCTTGACCGACGTGACCGAGAAGCGGCTGCTGCAATCGCAGATGGAGCAGGAGCGCAATACGCTCAAGATGGTGGTCAAGGTCGTCGTCGGCTACAACGATTACCGTGAGCTCGTATCGGATTACAAGCATTTTATTGGCGAGCGGGTGCACGCCTTGTTCCAGGAGCAGGAGCCGCTGGACGCGTCGCTCTTCGAGCTGTTCCGTCACATTCATACGTTCAAGGGCAGCTTCTCGCAATTCGGCCTGACGCATGCGGCGCAGAAGCTTCACGAGGCTGAGAGCGTGATCGCCGAGCTGTGCAAGCGTGCGGAGGACGTCACTCACTCGGAGATTCGTGCTGTGCTGGATAGCTTCCATATGGATGAGTGGCTCCAGTATGAGCTCGAGGTGCTCCACCGCATTCTCGGCGACACGTTCTTCGGACAAGACAACGTACTGTTCATCGATAAAGGAAAAATTGTGGAGATCGAGCGCAAAATGGTCGCCTCCCTCTCCACCGCCGACTGTCAGCTGCTGCTGCCGGAGCTGCGCAAGCTTCGCTACAAGCCGTTCAAGGAGCTGCTGCGCGCTTATCCGGAATATACACTGGGGCTTGCGGAGCGGATGGACAAGATGATCGAGCCGTTCGCTATTGAGGGCGATGAGGTGCTGTGCGATTCAGATCGATATGCGGACTTCGCCCGCTCGCTCGTGCACGTCTTCCGCAATCTCGCCGATCACGGCATTGAGCCGTGCGACGTGCGGGAGGCGCTCGGCAAGCCGGAGCTCGGCCGCGTTCGCTGCGACGTACAGCTCGACGAAGGCGTGATCGTGCTGCAGATCAGCGATGACGGCCGTGGCATCGACCCGGAGCAGATCAAGGCGAAGGCGGTCGCCAAGGGGCTGATCGCCGATGAAGCGGCCGCAGCTCTGGCGGACGAGGCGGTCATCGAGCTGCTGTTCCACGAACAATTCAGCACGAAGGATGAGGTCAGCGAGCTGTCCGGTCGAGGTATCGGGCTTGCGGCCGTGAAGCTCGAGACCGAGCGGCTCGGCGGCACGCTCGACGTGAGCTCTGAGCCGGGTCGCGGCACGACGTTCGTCTTCCGCATTCCGTACGTCGATCTCACCGAGGTGCCGCAGCTGTCGGTCGGCTCGATCATCGGCCCGCTGGCCGAGACCGCGCTGACGTTCTTCCGCGAGCAGGTGAACCAGCCTCTGCAGGCGACCCAGCCGTTCCAGCTGAGCGAGGGCGATAAGCTGTCCCTGCAGAATGTGACGACCTTCATTCGTGTAAAAGGCGCGATCGACGGGATGCTGGTGCTCTCGATCGACAAGGCGCTTGCTTCTACAGCGGTTCGCTCGCTCGTCTACGGCAGCCTCACTCCCGAGGAGGAGCTGGAGCTGGCCGAGGATACGCTCGCAGAGGCGACGAACATCATTATCGGCAACTCGATTCGCTGCTTCCCCGAGCTTGAGCCGTATATCGTCATCGAGCCGCCGATCACGCTGCAGACCGAGGGCGCTTCGATGAAATATTGCGATTCGAATATATGGACGTGCAGCTTAACGAGCGACGTCGGAGCGATTCAGCTTAGCTTCGTCCTTACGACAACACCTGAATAG
- a CDS encoding Uma2 family endonuclease encodes MSSLDNKYKPTAPKQAMLREQHMTYDDYAALEHEDIDRYELINGRLELMSPSPTVIHQLVSFEIQRRISQSCSNEAIILHAPIDLILSPSDVRQPDLVIVLRSNLNIVTRRGIEGVPDAVIEILSPTSIKRDKLSKLITYAHYGIPEYWIVNTSDSYLELYQLQGDSYALTNVFEQDDPMVSDKLPCAAFTMREIMNSIPDELQRYK; translated from the coding sequence GTGAGCTCGTTGGACAACAAGTATAAGCCGACTGCACCCAAGCAAGCTATGCTGCGTGAACAACACATGACCTATGACGATTACGCTGCCCTTGAACATGAAGACATCGACCGCTACGAGCTGATCAACGGTCGCCTGGAGCTGATGAGTCCGAGTCCGACCGTCATCCATCAGCTGGTCAGCTTCGAAATTCAACGGCGTATCTCACAGTCTTGTTCGAATGAAGCGATCATCCTACACGCTCCGATCGACTTGATCCTATCGCCTAGCGACGTTCGACAGCCTGACCTTGTCATCGTGCTTCGATCTAACCTGAACATTGTAACCCGTCGAGGGATTGAAGGTGTGCCCGATGCTGTCATCGAGATTCTATCTCCAACCTCCATCAAGAGAGACAAGCTGTCCAAGCTCATCACCTATGCGCACTATGGCATCCCGGAATATTGGATCGTGAACACTTCTGATAGCTACCTTGAGCTGTATCAGCTGCAGGGTGACTCGTACGCACTGACGAATGTATTCGAACAGGATGACCCGATGGTGTCCGATAAGCTGCCTTGCGCAGCCTTCACGATGCGTGAGATTATGAACAGCATTCCAGACGAGCTGCAACGGTATAAATGA
- the acnA gene encoding aconitate hydratase AcnA — MAQNQFSVRSNLEVGGKSYAYYRLQGLEEQGLGTISKLPFSIKVLLEGAVRQFDGRAITTEHVSQIANWAEKREDKEIPFIPSRIVLQDLTGVPVVVDLAAMRETVKKAGGDPKKINPLVPVDLVIDHSVMVDAFGSPDALEINERIEFERNAERYRFFRWAQTAFDNFRAVPPDTGIVHQVNLEYLASVAATKVIDGETVVFPDSLVGTDSHTTMINGLGIVGWGVGGIEAEAGMLGQPLYFVAPEVIGFKLTGKLSEGATATDLALTITQILRKKGVVGKFVEFYGTGLSEISLPDRATVANMAPEYGATIGFFPVDSTTLDFLRQTGRTEEQIALVEAYYKAQNMFRTDSTPDPVFTEVVELDLSTVVPSLAGPKRPQDRIELTAMKETWNEIVRKPVEKGGYGLSDSKLAEIVDVKHANGKDSKMANGAVVLAAITSCTNTSNPSVMIGAGLVAKKAVERGLVKPEYVKSSLTPGSLVVTEYLKKAGLLESLEALGFHVAGYGCATCIGNSGPLPDEVSQAIADNDMTVAAVLSGNRNFEGRIHAQIKANFLASPPLVVAYALAGNVNIDFANEPIGHDQNGQPVFLKDIWPSSKEIAEAMESSLSADMFRAKYENVYTQNQRWNQIPVPEGELYEWDEKSTYIANPPFFEKLADGIRDVEDIKAAKTLLLLGDSVTTDHISPAGTIKPDAPGGKYLIENGVEKKDFNSYGSRRGHHEVMVRGTFANIRIKNQVAPGTEGGFSKYLPTDEVMSVYEASMKYQADGTNLVVIGGKEYGTGSSRDWAAKGTFLLGVKAVITESFERIHRSNLVGMGVLPLVFLPGESWASHGITGRETFDIVGLSNDVQPGDQVKVVATREDGSSFEFNVIVRLDSLVEVDYYRNGGILQTVLRQMISN, encoded by the coding sequence ATGGCACAAAATCAATTCTCGGTCCGCTCCAACCTCGAAGTCGGTGGCAAGTCGTACGCCTACTACCGTCTTCAAGGTCTCGAAGAGCAAGGACTTGGCACAATCTCGAAGCTTCCTTTCTCCATTAAAGTGTTGCTCGAGGGCGCTGTTCGTCAATTCGACGGCCGTGCGATTACAACTGAGCATGTAAGCCAGATCGCGAACTGGGCAGAGAAGCGCGAGGACAAAGAAATTCCGTTCATCCCTTCCCGTATCGTTCTGCAGGACTTGACAGGTGTACCGGTTGTCGTTGACCTCGCAGCTATGCGTGAGACGGTGAAGAAAGCTGGCGGCGATCCGAAGAAGATCAACCCGCTCGTTCCTGTCGATCTCGTTATCGACCACTCCGTCATGGTTGACGCCTTCGGCTCCCCGGACGCTCTTGAGATCAACGAGCGCATCGAGTTCGAGCGTAACGCTGAGCGCTACCGCTTCTTCCGTTGGGCACAGACGGCATTCGATAACTTCCGTGCCGTACCACCAGATACAGGTATCGTTCACCAGGTGAACCTGGAGTACCTCGCTTCCGTAGCAGCGACGAAGGTCATTGACGGCGAGACCGTCGTATTCCCGGATTCCCTCGTAGGTACAGACTCCCATACAACGATGATCAACGGTCTTGGTATCGTAGGCTGGGGCGTCGGCGGTATCGAGGCAGAAGCAGGTATGCTTGGCCAGCCGCTGTACTTCGTTGCTCCTGAGGTTATCGGCTTCAAGCTGACTGGCAAGCTATCTGAAGGCGCAACAGCTACTGACCTCGCGCTGACGATTACTCAGATTCTTCGTAAGAAGGGCGTTGTCGGCAAGTTCGTTGAGTTCTATGGCACAGGCTTGTCCGAGATCAGCCTTCCTGACCGCGCGACAGTAGCTAACATGGCTCCTGAGTACGGTGCAACGATCGGCTTCTTCCCGGTTGACAGCACGACGCTGGACTTCCTTCGTCAAACAGGCCGTACAGAAGAGCAGATCGCTCTTGTCGAGGCTTACTATAAAGCACAGAACATGTTCCGCACAGACAGCACGCCAGACCCTGTATTCACAGAGGTAGTTGAGCTGGATCTGTCGACTGTCGTACCGAGCCTTGCAGGTCCGAAGCGTCCACAGGACCGCATCGAGCTGACTGCAATGAAAGAGACTTGGAACGAAATCGTTCGCAAGCCAGTGGAGAAGGGCGGCTACGGTCTGTCCGACAGCAAGCTTGCAGAAATCGTAGACGTGAAGCATGCGAACGGCAAGGACAGCAAGATGGCGAACGGCGCAGTCGTGCTCGCGGCCATTACGAGCTGCACGAACACGTCCAACCCGAGCGTTATGATCGGTGCAGGTCTTGTCGCGAAGAAGGCTGTCGAGCGCGGTCTCGTGAAGCCGGAATACGTGAAGAGCTCCTTGACACCAGGCTCCCTGGTCGTTACCGAGTATCTGAAAAAAGCAGGTCTGCTTGAGTCGCTCGAAGCGCTTGGCTTCCACGTAGCAGGCTACGGCTGTGCAACCTGTATCGGTAACTCCGGTCCGCTTCCTGACGAAGTAAGCCAGGCGATCGCGGACAACGACATGACGGTAGCGGCTGTATTGTCCGGTAACCGTAACTTCGAAGGCCGTATTCACGCGCAGATCAAGGCGAACTTCTTGGCTTCGCCGCCGCTTGTTGTCGCTTACGCGCTTGCAGGCAACGTGAACATCGATTTCGCTAACGAGCCAATCGGTCACGATCAGAACGGTCAGCCGGTATTCCTGAAGGACATCTGGCCTTCCTCCAAGGAAATCGCAGAAGCGATGGAATCCTCCCTGTCCGCAGACATGTTCCGTGCGAAGTACGAGAACGTGTACACGCAGAACCAGCGTTGGAACCAGATTCCAGTGCCAGAGGGCGAGCTGTACGAGTGGGACGAGAAGTCCACATATATCGCGAACCCGCCGTTCTTCGAGAAGCTGGCTGACGGCATCCGCGATGTAGAAGACATCAAGGCTGCGAAGACATTGCTCTTGCTCGGCGATTCCGTGACGACGGACCATATCTCCCCAGCGGGAACGATCAAGCCAGACGCTCCAGGCGGTAAGTACTTGATCGAGAACGGCGTTGAGAAGAAGGACTTCAACTCCTACGGCTCCCGCCGCGGTCACCACGAGGTCATGGTACGCGGTACGTTCGCGAACATCCGTATCAAGAACCAGGTAGCTCCAGGTACAGAGGGCGGCTTCTCGAAATACTTGCCTACGGATGAAGTCATGTCCGTATACGAAGCTTCGATGAAGTACCAGGCTGACGGCACGAACCTCGTCGTCATCGGCGGTAAGGAGTACGGCACAGGCTCCTCCCGTGACTGGGCAGCGAAGGGTACATTCCTTCTCGGCGTGAAGGCTGTTATTACCGAGAGCTTCGAGCGTATTCACCGCTCCAACCTCGTCGGCATGGGCGTGCTTCCACTCGTGTTCCTGCCAGGCGAGAGCTGGGCATCCCACGGCATCACAGGCCGTGAGACATTCGACATCGTCGGTCTGTCGAACGACGTACAGCCTGGCGACCAAGTGAAGGTCGTCGCAACTCGCGAGGACGGCTCGAGCTTCGAGTTCAACGTCATCGTGCGTCTGGATTCCCTCGTTGAGGTAGATTACTACCGCAACGGCGGTATTCTGCAGACGGTTCTGCGTCAGATGATCAGCAACTAA